One stretch of Ipomoea triloba cultivar NCNSP0323 chromosome 8, ASM357664v1 DNA includes these proteins:
- the LOC116027207 gene encoding F-box/kelch-repeat protein At1g67480-like: MPGTNCGKKRVTELKMCFSDEMNVDNPGHSKNISYFPSSVVVDDSYSPLLPGLPDDVAKYCLALVPRYYFPAMGGVNKRWRSFIRSKEFIMVRKLACLLEEWLYVLTVDADGKESYWEVLDCLGHKHHQLPQMPAPTRAGFGVAVLNAKLVVMGGYSMIDGSGSVSAEVFQYDSCLNSWSKLASMNVARYDFACAEVNGMVYAVGGNGVDGESLSCAEVYDPDTDKWRVIESLRRPRWGCFGCGFEGKLYVMGGRSSFTIGNSRFVDVYNPERQSWCEMKNGCVMVTAHAVVGKKLFCIEWKNQRKLGIFNPEDNSWKMVGVPVTGSSSIGFRLGILDEKLLLFSLQEDPAYTTMLYDPNAAAGSEWQTCEIKPSGSCLCSVTIKA, translated from the exons ATGCCTGGCACTAATTGTGGGAAAAAGAGAGTTACAGAATTAAAGATGTGTTTCTCAGATGAAATGAACGTAGATAATCCAGGCCATTCGAAAAACATTTCTTACTTTCCTTCTtctgttgttgttgatgattccTATTCTCCCTTGTTGCCTGGATTGCCTGATGATGTGGCAAAATACTGCCTTGCTCTTGTTCCCCGATACTATTTTCCTGCTATGGGTGGTGTCAACAAGCGATGGAGATCATTTATTAGAAGCAAAGAGTTCATCATGGTACGAAAACTAGCATGTTTGCTTGAGGAGTGGCTTTATGTTTTAACTGTGGATGCTGATGGAAAGGAAAGCTATTGGGAGGTCTTGGATTGTCTGGGGCATAAACACCACCAGCTCCCACAGATGCCTGCTCCTACCAGAGCTGGGTTTGGTGTGGCGGTTCTCAATGCAAAGCTGGTTGTTATGGGTGGATACTCCATGATTGATGGGTCTGGCTCTGTTTCAGCAGAAGTTTTTCAGTATGATTCATGCTTGAACAG CTGGAGCAAATTAGCCAGCATGAATGTGGCACGCTATGACTTTGCTTGTGCTGAGGTGAATGGAATGGTGTATGCAGTTGGAGGTAATGGTGTGGATGGGGAGTCTCTTTCTTGTGCTGAGGTGTATGACCCAGACACCGACAAATGGAGAGTGATTGAGTCTCTTCGTCGCCCGAGGTGGGGGTGTTTTGGGTGCGGGTTTGAGGGAAAGCTGTATGTGATGGGAGGTCGGTCAAGTTTTACAATAGGGAACTCGAGGTTCGTTGATGTGTACAATCCCGAGAGGCAGTCATGGTGTGAGATGAAAAACGGTTGTGTGATGGTCACAGCTCATGCGGTGGTGGGAAAGAAGCTGTTTTGCATAGAGTGGAAGAACCAGCGTAAGCTTGGGATATTCAACCCGGAGGACAACTCGTGGAAGATGGTTGGTGTTCCCGTGACAGGGAGTTCGAGCATTGGGTTCAGATTGGGCATATTGGATGAGAAGCTTCTGCTGTTTTCGTTACAGGAGGATCCCGCTTACACTACGATGTTATATGATCCAAATGCAGCTGCGGGTTCAGAATGGCAGACTTGCGAAATAAAGCCATCCGGATCGTGCCTCTGTAGTGTCACAATCAAGGCTTAG